The nucleotide window ACAGACCTGGCAATGAATGGTGAGTTATATAGGATATCCAATGGAGGAACTCGCATGGTAGCGGACTTAGCCGCATTTGAAAGAAATTATGATCCTGATGCAATGGAAGGAATTCAATGGAAAAATCAACTCTGTGAGGCAATAGATGGATTCAGTGCAGGGCCCCAAAATAATCCATTCAAGGTTACTGCTGTATCTGGCGAGGAAGTACTTGTTGCAGATGCAGCTGGTAATTCTGTACTTTCTGCAAAAACAACTGGCGAGATCGATTGGAAAGCTATACTAACTCCACCATTAGATAACAGTGGTGAATTCATGGTCCGTTGGTATGCAGGAGAAAGTGAAGACATTCAATGTTACGCCCAACCTGTACCTACTTCAATCGCAATTGGTCCAGAAGGTAATGTATTTGTTGGAGAACTTATAGGAGCCCTATCAGAAGCAGATGGTGTTTTCCCAATTGGTCGATCCCGAGTTTGGAAAATAAACAAAGATGCAATGAATGTTGTTTTGAATGAAAAAGTTACCTCTGAAGACTATGAAGTCCTCATTGAAGGGTTAACATCAGTAATTGATATAGAAATAGGTCCAGATGGTTTATTATATGTCGTTGAATTTGATGAAACAAGTTGGTTTGCGTCATTCATTCCTAATGTAGCCTCCGGCGGAACGATAACTGCCTATGACTTAGAAGGAAATTTGGTTATGCAAGTCGCTTCCGGTCTAGAGTTTCCAAGTGCAATAACCTTCGATAAAAAAGGAAATTTATGGTTATTACAAAATAATAATACTTATTGGGTAACAGGAAATATGCCAACTGTTAGGAAGCTCCAATAAAAAATTATTAGAAATTTAATTAAGCCGCAGTTGCGGCTTTTTTTGTTTCCTTTTTCTGTCGGCCTGGGGCCGGGTGAACGGCCATAAAACAAAAATCCCCTTCGATTTCTCAAAGGGGATCCTGTATGATAAAAAGGCGGCGACCTACTCTCCCACGGGATGCAGTACCATCGGCGCTGGCGGGCTTAACTTCCCTGTTCGGAATGGTAAGGGGTGAGCCCCGCCGCTATAGCCACCTTAAGGCCTTGGGCCGCGCTGTCGCGGCCGCAATATCGTGACATATGGGAAAAGGAAGAAACAGCTTTCGGATACCTTGATGGTCAAGAAAAAAAGAGTCCGCCCCCCCGGCCGTGCCGGGGGATGCGCAATAAGCGTACGGGCTATTAGTACCACTCGGCTGCGGACATCGCTGCCCTTCCACCTGTGGCCTATCGACGTGGTCGTCTCCCACGGCCCTTTAAAGAAATCTCATCTTGTGGTGGGTTTCGCGCTTATATGCTTTCAGCGCTTATCCCTTCCGAACGTAGCTACCCTGCGGTGCCGCTGGCGCGACAACAGGTACACTAGAGGTTCGTCCAACCCGGTCCTCTCGTACTAGGGTCAGGTCCACTCAAATTTCTAGCGCCCACTGTAGATAGAGACCGAACTGTCTCACGACGTTCTGAACCCAGCTCGCGTGCCACTTTAATGGGCGAACAGCCCAACCCTTGGGACCTTCTCCAGCCCCAGGATGTGACGAGCCGACATCGAGGTGCCAAACCCCCCCGTCGATGTGAGCTCTTGGGGGAGATCAGCCTGTTATCCCCGGAGTACCTTTTATCCTTTGAGCGATGGCCCTTCCATGCGGAACCACCGGATCACTATGCTCTACTTTCGTACCTGATCGACCTGTATGTCTCTCAGTCAAGCCCCCTTATGCCATTGCACTCTGCGCACGGTTACCAAGCGTGCTGAGGGGACCTTTAGAAGCCTCCGTTACTCTTTTGGAGGCGACCACCCCAGTCAAACTACCCACCAAGCACTGTCCCCCCTGCGGGGGTTAGACTCTAGACAAGCAAAGGGTGGTATTTCAACAATGGCTCCACGACGCCTGGCGACGCCGCTTCAAAGCCTCCCACCTATCCTACACATCACTTGTCCAAAGCCAATACTAAGCTATAGTAAAGGTTCACGGGGTCTTTTCGTCCCACAGCGGGTAATCGGCATCTTCACCGATACTACAATTTCACCGAGCTCATGGCCGAGACAGTGTCCAGATCGTTACACCATTCGTGCAGGTCGGAACTTACCCGACAAGGAATTTCGCTACCTTAGGACCGTTATAGTTACGGCCGCCGTTTACCGGGGCTTCATTTTAGGCCTTCGCTTACGCTAAGCCCACCACTTAACCTTCCGGCACCGGGCAGGTGTCAGGCCCTATACGTCATCTTGCGATTTAGCAGAGCCCTGTGTTTTTGATAAACAGTCGCCTGGACCTTTTCACTGCGGCCCCCCCGGAGGGGGGCGACGCTTCTCCCGAAGTTACGCGTCTATTTTGCCTAGTTCCTTAGCCATGAATCTCTCGAGCTCCTTAGAATTCTCATCCCAACCACCTGTGTCGGTTTGCGGTACGGGCCGCACGGCTCGCTTTTCTTGGAAGTCGCTATGCCGGATTATCGCCTCGGCCGTAGCCTCAGCGTACTATCGGAGTGTTACCACATCCTTCAACGCACTATTCCGTCAGTGCGCACCGACTCCACGCCTCCGTCGCTTTTAGCGCCGCGCGGGTAGCGGAATATTAACCGCTTGTCCATCCACTTCCCCCTTCGGGTTCGCGTTAGGCCCCGACTAACCCTCGGCTGATTAGCATAGCCGAGGAAACCTTGGTCTTTCGGAGTGCGGGTTTCTCGCCCGCATTGTCGTTACTTATGCCTACATTTTCTTTTCCGTGCGCTCCAACGGCCCTCGCGGGACGCCTTCGGCGCACACGGAATGCTCCCCTACCACAGAATATTCTGTCCATAGCTTCGGTGGTGTGTTTATGCCCGATTATTATCCATGCCGGACCGCTCGACTAGTGAGCTGTTACGCACTCTTTAAATGAATGGCTGCTTCCAAGCCAACATCCTAGCTGTCTGGGCAGTCCAACCTCGTTTATTCAACTCAACACACACTTGGGGACCTTAGCTGATGGTCTGGGTTCTTTCCCTCTCGGACATGGACCTTAGCACCCATGCCCTCACTGCGTTACATCATTATATAGCATTCGGAGTTTGTCAGGAATTGGTAGGCGGTGAAGCCCCCGCATCCAATCAGTAGCTCTACCTCTATATAACTAATAACACGCTGCACCTAAATGCATTTCGGGGAGTACGAGCTATTTCCGAGTTTGATTGGCCTTTCACCCCTACCCACAGGTCATCCGAAGACTTTTCAACGTCAACCGGTTCGGGCCTCCACTGTGTGTTACCACAGCTTCACCCTGCCCATGGGTAGATCACACGGTTTCGCGTCTAACGCCACTGACTATACCGCCCTGTTCAGACTCGCTTTCGCTGCGGCTCACGCACCTGAAGTGCTTAACCTTGCCAGAAACGTTAACTCGTAGGCTCATTATGCAAAAGGCACGCCGTCACGGATAAATCCGCTCCGACCGCTTGTAGGCGTATGGTTTCAGGTTCTCTTTCACTCCGTTGTTCACGGTTCTTTTCACCTTTCCCTCACGGTACTGGTCCACTATCGGTCTCTCAGGAGTATTTAGCCTTGGCGGATGGTCCCGCCAGATTCACACAGGGTTTCTCGTGCCCCGCGCTACTCAGGATACCGCTATCGATAACGCTCTTTGCCCGTACGGGGCTCTCACCCTGTATCGCCCGACTTTCCAGACGGTTCCGGTTCATTGCGCATCAAATGTCGCGGTCCTACAACCCCGGACGGTCCGTAAACCGCCCGGTTTGGGCTAATGCGCGTTCGCTCGCCACTACTAGCGCAATCACTGTTGTTTTCTTCTCCTCCGCCTACTTAGATGTTTCAGTTCAGCGGGTTCGCCCACCTTGCGGTGTGACTGGCCTTCAACCAGCCGGGTTGCCCCATTCGGAAACCCCCGGATCACAGGTCATGTGCACCTCCCCGGGGCTTATCGCAGCTTATCACGTCCTTCGTCGCCTCTGAGAGCCTAGGCATCCCCCATACGCCCTTCTTTCGCTTATTGTTGCTCTTTATGTTATTCAAGATTCTATCTACACCGCCGAACCGAAGCCCGGCGGCGCTCGTATCCGCCGGGGCGCCTAAGCGCCCCGGCTATGTTTTTCGTGTTTCTCTTTTCCCAATATGTCAATGAACTTTCGTGCCCGAAACGGGCCCTGTGGAGAATATCGGAGTCGAACCGATGACCTCCTGCGTGCAAGGCAGGCGCTCTAGCCAGCTGAGCTAATCCCCCGTAAAAACCCCAAAAGCCTCCCTGGAGACCCTGGTGCTACCGACGGCAACACGGGTAACCCAACTTCTAAAATTTCCTTTCAGTATATAATGAACTTCCCTAAGCAATGCCCGGCAAATCGCCAAAACAAGCTTAGCTTGTAGTCTCAGGCAGACTCGAACTGCCGACCTCTACATTATCAGTGTAGCGCTCTAACCAGCTGAGCTATGAGACTGCATTTATTTTATAAAAAAAAGGGATCGACAGTGAAAAGAACGGGCCACCCTCGCGCCGGGGGGACCGAAAGGTCCGCCGGCTGCCCGGAACGCATCCGGGCAACTTCTCTAGAAAGGAGGTGTTCCAGCCGCACCTTCCGGTACGGCTACCTTGTTACGACTTAGCCCTAGTTACCGATTTTACCCTAGGCCGCTCCTTGCGGTGACGGACTTCAGGCACTCCCGGCTTCCATGGCTTGACGGGCGGTGTGTACAAGGCCCGGGAACGTATTCACCGCAGCATGGCTGATCTGCGATTACTAGCGATTCCAGCTTCACGGGGTCGAGTTGCAGACCCCGATCCGAACTGTGACCGGTTTTGTAGATTCGCTCCGCCTTGCGGCGTGGCTGCTCTCTGTACCGGCCATTGTAGCACGTGTGTAGCCCAGGACGTAAGGGCCGTGATGATTTGACGTCATCCCCACCTTCCTCGCGGTTTGCACCGGCAGTCTCGCTAGAGTTCCCGACATTACTCGCTGGCAACTAACGACAAGGGTTGCGCTCGTTATAGGACTTAACCTGACACCTCACGGCACGAGCTGACGACAACCATGCAGCACCTTGTAAAGTGTCCGAAGAAGGGTCTGTCTCTAGACCTGTCACTCTACATTTAAGCCCTGGTAAGGTTCCTCGCGTATCATCGAATTAAACCACATGCTCCACCGCTTGTGCGGGCCCCCGTCAATTCCTTTGAGTTTCATTCTTGCGAACGTACTCCCCAGGTGGGATACTTATCACTTTCGCTTAGCCACCCAGCCCGAAGGCCGGACAGCTAGTATCCATCGTTTACGGCGTGGACTACCAGGGTATCTAATCCTGTTCGCTCCCCACGCTTTCGTCCATCAGTGTCAGTGCGTTGTTAGTGATCTGCCTTCGCAATCGGTGTTCTATGTAATATCTATGCATTTCACCGCTACACTACATATTCCAACCACTTCACAACGACTCAAGACAACCAGTATCAAGGGCAATTCCACGGTTGAGCCGCGGGATTTCACCCCTGACTTAATCATCCACCTACGGACCCTTTAAACCCAATGATTCCGGATAACGCTTGCATCCTCCGTATTACCGCGGCTGCTGGCACGGAGTTAGCCGATGCTTATTCCTACGGTACCGTCAAGCCCCCAACGCGTGGGGGTGTTTCTTCCCGTATAAAAGCAGTTTACAACCCATAGGGCAGTCTTCCTGCACGCGGCATGGCTGGATCAGGCTTCCGCCCATTGTCCAATATTCCTCACTGCTGCCTCCCGTAGGAGTCTGGTCCGTGTCTCAGTACCAGTGTGGGGGATCCCCCTCTCAGGGCCCCTACCCATCGTAGCCTTGGTATGCCGTTACCATACCAACTAGCTAATGGGACGCATGCCCATCTCGTACCGATGAATCTTTAATATTATAGTAATGCTACAATAATATGCCATGGGGTATTAATCCACGTTTCCATGGGCTATCCCCCTGTACGAGGTAGGTTGCATACGCGTTACGCACCCGTGCGCCGGTCTCAAGGGAGCAAGCTCCCTCTACCCCTCGACTTGCATGTGTTAGGCCTGCCGCTAGCGTTCATCCTGAGCCAGGATCAAACTCTTCATCGTAGATTCTTAAATATCTTCCGACGGAATATCCTCCAGGTGCCCCCCTTAAGGGGCGCTCAAAATGGTCTGTTCTTCTCTTTGTTCCCGCCACCTAAAACAGTGGCGGTACGCTGTCAATCCCAATATGTTAATGAACTTTTTCCGTTCCGCCCAAATGCCCTTCCGGACAAAAGCGGGTGCAAATATAAAACCCTTTTTCCATTCCCGCAAAACCTTTTTCAAAAAAAAATCCCGCTCCAAAAAAAACACCAATAAGGACCCATATGAACGACGCAAAAAAACTTCTCCGGTACCCCAATCGGGGACCTCCCCTTTTTTGCGGCTGCAAAGATAGAAACAATTTTTAGTCTTTTCAAAATTAAATCTCAAAAATATTTCAAATAATTTTTAACCTCCTATTTGTGCGTGGATTAGCCAATAAAGAGTTTCAAAATTCAATCTGTTCCCACATTAAATAAGTAAAAAGAGATTTACAAAAATTAAGATTGCCAATTGAAAACGAGAGAAGGTTATATATATAATTGTATGTAAATGGAGATACTCATATCTTTGCAGCTGTTTTTTTGATTAATCAATCTGTATGATACATATTACATTACCGGACGGATCGGTAAAGAACTTTGAAGCGGGTGTGACTCCGATGGATGTGGCAAAAGATATTAGCGAAGGATTTGCCCGTAACGTTATTTCAGCAAAATTTAATGATACAGTTGTTGAAACCGTAACACCTTTAATGGAAGATGGAAGCCTCATATTATTTACTTGGAACAATGAGGAAGGAAAAAAGGCGTTTTGGCACTCATCTGCACATATACTTGCACAAGCTCTTGAAGAGCTGTACCCTGGCATTAAATTAACAATAGGGCCAGCAATAGAGAATGGATTCTATTATGATGTTGATACAGTTGACCACACCATATCTGAAAACGATTTCAAGAAGATTGAGGATAAAATGTTGGAGATAGCAAGAGGAAAGCATGATTTCAAAATGCATCCGGTTACTAAAAGCAAGGCATTAGCACTATATCAGGAACAAGGAAATGAATATAAAGTAGAACTGATAGAGAATCTTGAGGACGGTACCATTACCTTTTGCGACCATTCCAATTTTACTGATTTATGTAGAGGTGGACATATTCCAAACACGAGTATTGTTAAGGCGGTTAAAATTATGTCCGTTGCTGGAGCGTACTGGCGCGGTGATGAAAACAAACCTCAACTTACAAGAGTTTATGGAATTTCGTTCCCAAAACAAAAGGATCTTACTGAGTATTTAAATTTATTAGAAGAGGCTAAGAAACGAGACCACCGTAAATTAGGAAAGGAACTTGAACTTTTTACATTTTCACAAAAAGTGGGTCAGGGTCTTCCGCTATGGCTACCTAAAGGGGCAGCCCTTCGAGAAAGGTTGGAGAACTTTTTAAAACAAGCCCAGAAAAAGGCTGGTTATGAAATGGTAGTTACACCCCATATAGCACAAAAGGAGCTTTATGTTACTTCCGGACATTTTGCCAAATACGGAGAAGACAGTTTTAAACCAATTAAAACTCCAGCAGAAGGTGAGGAATTTATGCTCAAACCTATGAACTGCCCCCATCATTGTGAGATTTATAAAAACAGACCTTTTTCTTACCGCGAATTACCAAAGCGCTATGCGGAATTTGGAACAGTATATAGATATGAACAAAGTGGAGAGCTTCATGGTCTTACCAGAGTTAGAGGTTTTACCCAAGATGATGCACATATATTCTGCACACCAGAACAGTTAGATGAAGAGTTTAAAAATGTAATCGACCTTGTATTATACGTTTTTGGATCCCTAGGATTCGAGAATTTCACTACACAGGTTTCTTTGCGAGACCCAGAAAATCCTGAAAAGTATATTGGTAAAGATGAAGTTTGGGAAAAGGCTGAAAGTGCCATCATATCAGCAGTTGAAGATAAAGGTCTTGATTATGTAATTGAAACTGGTGAAGCAGCATTTTATGGCCCAAAGCTAGATTTTATGGTGAAAGATGCTTTGGGACGTAAATGGCAACTAGGAACTATACAAGTTGATTACAATCTACCTGAAAGATTTGAATTAACTTACAAAGGCAATGATAATGAATTGCATCGCCCTGTAATGATCCACAGAGCACCCTTTGGAAGCATGGAAAGATTCGTGGCAATACTTTTGGAACATACAGCCGGAAATTTCCCGCTTTGGCTGATGCCAGACCAGGCTATTATACTGTCTCTAAGTGAGAAATACGAAAATTACGCCAAAAATGTTTTAAATTTGTTAGAAAATCACGAAATTCGCGCCCTCATTGATAATAGGAACGAAACCATAGGAAAAAAGATTCGTGAGGCGGAAATGAATAAAATTCCTTTCATGATTATTGTCGGCGAAAATGAGGAGAAATCTGGTATGATTTCTGTAAGGAAACATGGGGGCGAAGATTTAGGATCAATTAGTGTAGCTGATTTTGCGCATTTAATTAAGTCTGAAATCAATAAAACCTTAAAACCTTTTAACCCAATAAAATAAAGTTTAACTAAAATAGTAAAGCCATAGCATTAAGAAAATTTTCCTCACCTAGACATGTCAAAGAGGAACAACACAGAATTAATTCAAAAATTAGAGCCGAAAAGGTAAGAGTTGTCGGCGACAATGTAGAACAAGGTATTTATCCTACAAAAAAGGCCTTAGAGTTGGCTGATGAACAAGGATTGGATCTTGTAGAGATTTCACCAAAAGCTGATCCGCCAGTTTGTAAAGTAATGGATTATAAGAAATTCCTTTACGAACAGAAAAAACGTGAAAAGGTACTTAAAGCGAAAGCAACAAAGGTTGTAATCAAGGAAATTAGGTTTGGACCACAAACGGATGACCATGATTATGACTTTAAGAAAAAGCACGCTGAGAAATTTTTAAAAGATGGTGCCAAATTAAAAGCATTTGTATTCTTCAAAGGAAGATCAATTGTTTTTAAAGATCAAGGTCAAATTTTATTATTAAGATTGGCCCAAGATTTGGAAGATTACGGAAAGGTAGAACAGATGCCAAAATTAGAAGGTAAGCGTATGACTATGGTCATGGCTCCTAAGAAAACGAAATAATATAACACCTTGTGGTAGTTATTTAAGATAAATAAGCGAAAAATTAATTAATAGGAAAGAACAATGCCTAAAATGAAAACAAAATCTAGTGCCAAAAAGCGTTTCAAGCTTACTGGTACTGGTAAAAT belongs to Aegicerativicinus sediminis and includes:
- a CDS encoding ScyD/ScyE family protein encodes the protein MKNQTYLRILLLIIVFLFYACETEKVSTNVIESSSLKMKQMGEVYHFNAPIYDISSAPDGSIMVGLNDGEDRSIQIIKNGKVSKIIGLESQTDIQGISTIGSGNAFITTGGTDLAMNGELYRISNGGTRMVADLAAFERNYDPDAMEGIQWKNQLCEAIDGFSAGPQNNPFKVTAVSGEEVLVADAAGNSVLSAKTTGEIDWKAILTPPLDNSGEFMVRWYAGESEDIQCYAQPVPTSIAIGPEGNVFVGELIGALSEADGVFPIGRSRVWKINKDAMNVVLNEKVTSEDYEVLIEGLTSVIDIEIGPDGLLYVVEFDETSWFASFIPNVASGGTITAYDLEGNLVMQVASGLEFPSAITFDKKGNLWLLQNNNTYWVTGNMPTVRKLQ
- the thrS gene encoding threonine--tRNA ligase, with amino-acid sequence MIHITLPDGSVKNFEAGVTPMDVAKDISEGFARNVISAKFNDTVVETVTPLMEDGSLILFTWNNEEGKKAFWHSSAHILAQALEELYPGIKLTIGPAIENGFYYDVDTVDHTISENDFKKIEDKMLEIARGKHDFKMHPVTKSKALALYQEQGNEYKVELIENLEDGTITFCDHSNFTDLCRGGHIPNTSIVKAVKIMSVAGAYWRGDENKPQLTRVYGISFPKQKDLTEYLNLLEEAKKRDHRKLGKELELFTFSQKVGQGLPLWLPKGAALRERLENFLKQAQKKAGYEMVVTPHIAQKELYVTSGHFAKYGEDSFKPIKTPAEGEEFMLKPMNCPHHCEIYKNRPFSYRELPKRYAEFGTVYRYEQSGELHGLTRVRGFTQDDAHIFCTPEQLDEEFKNVIDLVLYVFGSLGFENFTTQVSLRDPENPEKYIGKDEVWEKAESAIISAVEDKGLDYVIETGEAAFYGPKLDFMVKDALGRKWQLGTIQVDYNLPERFELTYKGNDNELHRPVMIHRAPFGSMERFVAILLEHTAGNFPLWLMPDQAIILSLSEKYENYAKNVLNLLENHEIRALIDNRNETIGKKIREAEMNKIPFMIIVGENEEKSGMISVRKHGGEDLGSISVADFAHLIKSEINKTLKPFNPIK
- the infC gene encoding translation initiation factor IF-3 — encoded protein: MALRKFSSPRHVKEEQHRINSKIRAEKVRVVGDNVEQGIYPTKKALELADEQGLDLVEISPKADPPVCKVMDYKKFLYEQKKREKVLKAKATKVVIKEIRFGPQTDDHDYDFKKKHAEKFLKDGAKLKAFVFFKGRSIVFKDQGQILLLRLAQDLEDYGKVEQMPKLEGKRMTMVMAPKKTK